The following coding sequences lie in one Salmo salar chromosome ssa13, Ssal_v3.1, whole genome shotgun sequence genomic window:
- the LOC123726188 gene encoding aerolysin-like protein, translating to MATTLHLIGGGGGNSFEFHGMDNGATLKKIGVAVEGWQIKAVRAELTDGRVATFGNSHTFNEFQFDLGERITKLSLWGNGAGTRLGAIKFTTSKNRQFFEKMTSWPLKTEYTIDVGSGICLGLQGRSGSDIDSMGFLFINTIKSSVLTNMEYPTLSLFKPQVTPEYVKSLSHHNDTSLVQEESITYSKTLTKTSSWSVSNKIESTLNVSVKAGIPDLVEVTSGFSLTVGVQQSTSLQKTETITESDTINVKIPPGKTLDVEITVGKATIDLDYRATVKVTCMNGSQLVFPSNGIYTGVTYTSARVSTKER from the exons ATGGCAACCACTCTGCATTTGATTGGTGGTGGAGGAGGCAATTCATTTGAATTCCACGGCATGGACAACGGTGCCACCCTCAAGAAGATCGGAGTGGCGGTGGAAGGCTGGCAGATCAAAGCTGTGCGGGCGGAGCTTACCGACGGGCGCGTAGCGACCTTTGGAAATTCACACACTTTCAATGAGTTTCAGTTTGACCTCGGCGAGCGCATCACCAAACTGTCTCTGTGGGGTAACGGCGCCGGCACACGTCTGGGTGCCATCAAGTTCACAACGAGTAAGAATCGTCAGTTCTTTGAAAAAATGACCAGCTGGCCACTGAAGACTGAGTACACCATAGATGTGGGGTCCGGAATCTGCCTGGGGCTGCAGGGCAGGTCTGGCTCGGACATCGACAGCATGGGCTTCCTCTTCATCAACACCATCAAGTCATCCGTGCTGACCAACATGGAGTATCCCACCCTGTCCCTCTTCAAACCCCAG GTGACCCCAGAATATGTGAAATCCCTGTCTCACCACAACGACACGTCCTTGGTTCAAGAAGAGTCCATTACATACAGCAAGACCCTGACCAAGACTTCCTCCTGGTCCGTCAGCAACAAGATAGAGTCCACCTTGAATGTGTCGGTCAAAGCGGGGATCCCGGATCTGGTAGAGGTGACATCAGGTTTCAGCTTGACCGTGGGAGTGCAGCAATCCACCAGCCTGCAGAAGACAGAGACCATAACAGAATCGGATACCATCAACGTAAAGATCCCGCCAGGGAAGACCCTGGATGTTGAGATCACAGTGGGGAAAGCAACTATCGACCTTGACTACAGGGCCACAGTGAAAGTCACCTGCATGAATGGCAGTCAGCTGGTCTTCCCATCCAACGGCATCTACACTGGTGTAACTTACACTTCAGCGAGGGTATCCACAAAGGAGAGATGA
- the LOC106566391 gene encoding aerolysin-like protein, whose translation MATTLELIGGQGGSSFEFHGMNNCATLKKIGVAVGGSQVKAVRAELTDGRVATFGDANTFNEFEFKLGERITKLSLWGNGAGTRLGAIKFTTSENRQFFEKMTSWGLKTEYTIDVGSGICLGLQGRYGSDIDCMGFLFINTIKSSVLTDMTYPTLSLFKPQVSPEYVKSLSHHNDTSLVQEESIAYSKTLTKTSSWSVSNKIESTLNVSVKAGIPDLVEVTSGFSLTVGVEHSTSLEKTETITESDTINVKIPPGKTLDVEITVGRANIDLDYEAKVKVTCMNGSQLVFPSNGTYTGVTYTSARVSTKER comes from the exons atggCAACCACACTGGAACTAATAGGTGGTCAAGGAGGCAGTTCATTTGAATTCCACGGCATGAACAACTGTGCCACCCTCAAGAAGATCGGAGTGGCGGTGGGAGGCTCGCAGGTCAAAGCTGTGCGGGCGGAGCTTACCGACGGGCGCGTTGCGACCTTTGGAGATGCAAACACTTTCAATGAGTTTGAGTTCAAACTCGGCGAGCGCATCACCAAGCTGTCGCTGTGGGGTAACGGCGCCGGCACACGTCTGGGTGCCATCAAGTTCACGACGAGTGAGAACCGTCAGTTCTTTGAAAAAATGACCAGCTGGGGACTGAAGACTGAGTACACCATAGATGTGGGGTCCGGAATCTGCCTGGGGCTGCAGGGCAGGTATGGCTCGGACATCGACTGCATGGGCTTCCTCTTCATCAACACCATCAAGTCGTCCGTGCTGACCGACATGACGTATCCCACCCTGTCCCTCTTCAAACCCCAG GTGAGCCCAGAATATGTGAAATCCCTGTCTCACCACAACGACACCTCCTTGGTTCAAGAAGAATCCATTGCATACAGCAAGACACTGACCAAAACGTCCTCCTGGTCCGTCAGCAACAAGATAGAATCCACCTTGAATGTGTCAGTTAAAGCGGGGATCCCAGATCTGGTCGAGGTGACATCAGGTTTCAGCTTGACCGTGGGAGTGGAGCATTCCACCAGCCTGGAGAAGACAGAGACCATAACAGAATCGGACACCATCAACGTGAAGATCCCACCAGGGAAGACCCTGGATGTTGAGATCACAGTGGGGAGAGCAAATATCGACCTCGACTACGAGGCCAAAGTGAAAGTCACCTGCATGAATGGCAGTCAGCTGGTCTTCCCATCCAACGGCACCTACACTGGTGTGACTTACACTTCAGCGAGGGTATCCACAAAGGAGAGATAA